One window from the genome of Alnus glutinosa chromosome 13, dhAlnGlut1.1, whole genome shotgun sequence encodes:
- the LOC133853749 gene encoding heavy metal-associated isoprenylated plant protein 30-like, translating into MVAVLKKAFGSIISAIAQYCYFRYRDIHKLNNFDNFNYNMPKGRPLSLQTVELRVRMCCAGCERVVKDAIHKLRGVDSVEVDLELEKVTAVGYVDRNKVLKAVRRAGKRAEFWPYPEPPLYYTSTDRYFRDTTNEFKESYNYYKHGYNLGDRHGTIPISHRGDDKVSNMFNDDNVNACCLM; encoded by the exons ATGGTTGCCGTATTAAAGAAAGCATTCGGCTCCATCATATCTGCCATTGCCCAGTACTGCTACTTTCGCTATCGGGACATCCACAAACTCAACAACTTCGACAACTTCAACTACAACATGCCCAAGGGTCGTCCACTCTCCTTGCAG ACCGTGGAGCTCAGAGTAAGAATGTGCTGCGCTGGCTGCGAGAGAGTTGTCAAAGATGCCATTCACAAGCTTAGAG GGGTTGATTCGGTGGAGGTGGACCTAGAGTTGGAAAAGGTAACTGCGGTCGGGTACGTCGATCGAAACAAGGTGCTCAAGGCAGTGAGGAGGGCTGGAAAGAGGGCTGAATTCTGGCCTTACCCGGAACCACCTTTGTACTACACATCCACCGATCGCTATTTCAGAGACACTACTAACGAGTTCAAAGAGAGTTACAACTATTATAAGCACGGCTACAATCTCGGCGACAGGCACGGGACCATTCCGATTAGTCATCGAGGAGACGACAAGGTCAGCAACATGTTCAACGATGACAACGTCAATGCCTGCTGTCTCATGTAA